One segment of Campylobacter concisus DNA contains the following:
- the purN gene encoding phosphoribosylglycinamide formyltransferase, with the protein MLTKKIAILFSGSGSNLEAILKKVHNQIFNGVKIEVCLCICNKPGAYGIERAKKFGLETTIIESAKFKNREEFDAAVVEQILKSGAELTVLAGFMRILTPVFTSKIKAINLHPSILPLFKGAHAIKESFESDMMIGGVSVHYVSEELDGGKLIAQRAFEREDGMSLEDWESKIHAIEHEILPDSIIKILTKETNV; encoded by the coding sequence ATGCTTACGAAAAAGATAGCCATACTTTTTAGCGGTAGTGGCTCAAATTTAGAAGCGATACTTAAAAAAGTTCATAATCAAATTTTTAACGGCGTAAAGATCGAAGTTTGTCTTTGTATCTGCAACAAGCCAGGCGCATATGGCATAGAGCGCGCTAAGAAATTTGGGCTTGAGACGACGATAATAGAGAGTGCTAAATTTAAAAATCGTGAGGAATTTGACGCTGCAGTTGTGGAGCAAATTTTAAAAAGCGGCGCTGAACTAACGGTACTTGCTGGATTTATGAGGATATTAACTCCTGTTTTTACATCAAAGATAAAAGCCATAAATTTACATCCTTCCATATTGCCACTTTTTAAAGGCGCTCATGCGATAAAAGAGAGCTTTGAGAGCGATATGATGATAGGAGGCGTGAGCGTGCACTACGTGAGCGAGGAGCTTGACGGAGGTAAACTCATCGCACAAAGAGCGTTTGAAAGAGAAGATGGTATGAGCTTAGAGGATTGGGAGAGCAAAATCCATGCGATAGAGCATGAAATTTTGCCTGATAGCATAATAAAAATTTTAACAAAGGAAACAAATGTTTGA
- the folE gene encoding GTP cyclohydrolase I FolE — protein MQESFENSVKNMLTIIGEDPNREGLIKTPERVFKAFKFLTSGYDEDPKEVLGDALFTSSNNEMVLMRNIEFYSLCEHHLLPIIGRVHVAYIPNGKVVGLSKIPRMVNIYARRLQIQEQMTEQIAKALEDVIAPKGVGVVVEARHMCVEMRGVQKINSTTTTSALRGCFIKNADTRREFFSLINSPRETHF, from the coding sequence ATGCAAGAGAGTTTTGAAAATTCGGTTAAAAACATGCTAACGATAATAGGTGAAGATCCAAACAGAGAAGGGCTTATAAAGACGCCTGAGCGTGTCTTTAAAGCATTTAAATTTCTAACTAGCGGATATGATGAAGATCCAAAAGAGGTTCTTGGTGACGCACTTTTTACTAGCTCAAATAACGAGATGGTTTTAATGCGAAACATCGAATTTTACAGTCTTTGCGAGCACCATTTATTGCCTATTATCGGCCGAGTGCATGTGGCTTACATCCCAAATGGCAAGGTCGTTGGGCTTAGTAAAATTCCACGCATGGTAAATATCTACGCAAGACGCTTGCAAATTCAAGAGCAAATGACTGAGCAGATCGCAAAGGCGCTTGAGGACGTTATCGCTCCAAAAGGCGTTGGAGTCGTCGTTGAGGCTAGACATATGTGCGTTGAGATGAGAGGTGTGCAAAAGATAAACTCAACCACCACGACCTCAGCACTTAGAGGCTGCTTTATCAAAAACGCAGACACAAGGCGAGAATTTTTCTCGCTTATAAATTCTCCTAGGGAAACGCATTTTTGA
- a CDS encoding YifB family Mg chelatase-like AAA ATPase — MKSLRCATYGDGLKIIDVESIFSRGLPGFSIVGLASTSIKESTERVKAALLALDFSFPAQKITINLSPSDLPKSGSHFDLAIAILIALQKAKNLEKIFVFGELGLDGSVKSTANLFSILLFLSTQVKNVKVLVPKEIAQKASMIPNLEIYAISTLEEAIRFFNDAEFAKSIHFNATHELFSNVIEISGKRYVPNLNFELDFKDVLGQERAKRACVIAAVGMHNILFEGSPGSGKSMCAKRLVYIMAPQSLEEVLKSAAYRSLNLQDSEFTSIRAFRSPHHTSTKSSIFGGGSNVAKIGEIALANGGVLFFDEFPHFSKQVIESLREPLEDNQIHIARVNSKVTYETKFIFVAAQNPCPCGNLFSRNLNCKCSENEIKNYKSRISAPVLDRIDLKVAMDESSPNDRSSLNSQQMSDMVLKAFIFQKKRDQDELNGKLNDAQVEKFCLLDNEAREILQKASLRYNLSQRGIKRTLRVARSIADLDESEQILKPHILEALSFRA; from the coding sequence ATGAAGTCTTTAAGATGCGCTACTTACGGCGATGGACTAAAGATAATTGACGTTGAGTCTATCTTCTCTCGTGGGCTTCCTGGTTTTAGCATCGTTGGGCTTGCAAGCACAAGTATAAAAGAGAGCACAGAACGCGTAAAAGCAGCACTTCTAGCACTTGACTTTTCTTTTCCAGCACAAAAGATTACCATAAATTTATCCCCTTCAGATCTGCCAAAAAGTGGCTCACATTTTGACCTAGCTATCGCTATTCTTATAGCTCTTCAAAAGGCAAAAAACTTAGAGAAAATTTTTGTATTTGGCGAGCTTGGGCTTGATGGAAGCGTAAAAAGCACAGCAAATTTATTCTCAATCCTTCTTTTTTTAAGCACACAGGTAAAAAACGTAAAAGTCTTAGTACCAAAAGAGATAGCACAAAAAGCTTCAATGATCCCAAATTTAGAGATTTATGCGATTAGTACTCTAGAGGAAGCGATTAGATTTTTTAACGACGCAGAATTTGCAAAAAGTATACATTTTAACGCTACTCATGAACTATTTTCAAATGTGATAGAAATTTCTGGTAAAAGATACGTTCCAAATTTAAACTTCGAGCTTGATTTTAAGGATGTTTTGGGTCAAGAAAGAGCCAAAAGAGCCTGCGTTATCGCAGCCGTTGGCATGCATAATATTTTATTTGAAGGCAGCCCAGGCAGTGGCAAAAGCATGTGTGCAAAACGCCTAGTTTATATAATGGCACCTCAAAGTTTAGAGGAGGTTTTAAAATCGGCCGCTTACCGCTCTTTAAATCTTCAGGATAGCGAATTTACAAGTATTAGAGCTTTTCGCTCGCCCCATCATACTTCAACCAAAAGCTCGATCTTTGGTGGTGGTTCAAATGTCGCAAAGATCGGTGAGATCGCGCTTGCAAATGGTGGAGTACTATTTTTTGACGAGTTTCCACACTTTTCAAAGCAGGTGATAGAAAGCCTAAGAGAGCCACTTGAAGACAATCAAATCCACATCGCAAGGGTAAATTCAAAAGTGACTTACGAGACTAAATTTATCTTCGTAGCCGCTCAAAATCCCTGCCCTTGCGGAAATTTATTCTCTCGCAATCTAAATTGCAAATGCAGTGAAAATGAGATAAAAAACTATAAATCAAGAATTTCAGCTCCTGTGCTTGACCGCATTGATTTAAAAGTTGCTATGGATGAGAGCTCACCAAATGATAGGTCAAGCTTGAACTCGCAACAGATGAGCGATATGGTTTTAAAAGCCTTTATCTTTCAAAAAAAGCGCGATCAAGATGAGCTAAACGGCAAGCTAAATGATGCACAAGTAGAAAAATTTTGTCTACTGGATAATGAAGCAAGAGAAATTTTACAAAAGGCGTCCTTGAGGTACAATCTTTCTCAAAGAGGCATAAAAAGGACACTTAGGGTGGCTAGAAGCATCGCTGATCTTGATGAGAGTGAGCAAATTTTAAAGCCCCATATCTTAGAGGCGCTTAGTTTTAGGGCATAG
- a CDS encoding GGDEF domain-containing protein, with the protein MIKIDNAPDPKKKAVEVKHILEKEKVNIYKFSENVLHELSDDNVPSTPNNYSIYFEKMLDGQPDEFRKEIGDMIVINSEISVPSGSNISIEKEIKQGFIQIKSMLQAVVLIYKNLGIMRGLVQKRMDALKNNTNILALQNVLSAFNHDLIKLNSLMDKHLDVIKVSYDEVAKMLKSIEEQSIYDTTYDVYNKKFLVATVQSEVEAVKRYGYNASFLLVRAKDRFTNRVKNLKERNNMYKAISQLLLRTSRRSDIVAHYGDGCFAMVMKYTDENGTRQAGSRILNMLSSIPWKIDGEECKLDIQVVSSMITKTRSAEELISYSLDQLMLTQDDEQPIFLGE; encoded by the coding sequence GTGATAAAGATAGATAATGCACCAGACCCTAAGAAAAAAGCGGTTGAGGTAAAACATATTCTAGAAAAAGAAAAGGTAAATATCTACAAATTTTCAGAAAATGTTTTGCATGAATTAAGCGACGATAATGTTCCATCTACGCCAAACAATTACTCTATTTATTTTGAGAAAATGCTTGATGGGCAGCCTGATGAATTTAGAAAAGAGATCGGTGATATGATAGTCATAAATTCCGAGATATCAGTACCATCAGGCAGTAATATCTCTATTGAAAAAGAGATAAAGCAAGGATTTATCCAAATAAAAAGCATGCTTCAAGCCGTGGTGCTAATCTATAAAAATTTAGGCATCATGAGAGGCCTAGTGCAAAAGCGCATGGATGCACTCAAAAATAATACAAATATCCTAGCTCTTCAAAATGTTTTAAGCGCATTTAATCATGACCTAATAAAATTAAACAGCCTTATGGATAAGCATCTTGATGTCATTAAAGTAAGCTATGACGAAGTAGCTAAAATGCTTAAATCTATTGAAGAGCAGTCGATTTATGATACGACATATGACGTCTATAATAAAAAATTTCTAGTAGCCACAGTGCAAAGTGAAGTAGAAGCCGTTAAGAGATATGGCTATAACGCATCGTTTTTACTAGTAAGAGCAAAAGACAGATTTACAAATCGTGTAAAAAATTTAAAAGAGCGAAACAATATGTATAAAGCTATATCACAGCTTCTTTTAAGAACTTCTAGAAGAAGCGATATAGTAGCTCATTACGGTGATGGCTGTTTTGCTATGGTTATGAAATATACTGATGAAAATGGCACAAGACAAGCCGGTAGTAGAATTTTAAATATGCTTTCATCTATACCTTGGAAGATAGATGGTGAAGAGTGCAAGCTTGATATCCAAGTGGTTTCAAGCATGATAACAAAAACAAGAAGTGCTGAAGAATTAATCTCTTACTCATTAGATCAACTAATGCTAACACAAGATGATGAGCAGCCTATATTTTTGGGTGAATAA
- a CDS encoding AAA family ATPase produces MKYLLDFLNQDLKKSKIYELIKFGDEEGEILKYLSKAYVQGTANMSVFELLGAVFGTQNDKQLLYLKFIKNLLDSGWIVQNYSLFKIPESTQRASAQGLLSLLHSEISLSATFLKILEDGNADINLPELTPYEDHLEYLKDQFLKVELYSKAAIFGDDSSDAKKRINEQISELTKRINERVKLSKISLKIEQIFKENSLDEKEQIIFLALLKEEYAGDFENGRDLNTLVGLISKDEFERIKNRTLLEDGSRLIEGVLIDYDEVLNAYGNVSKSFFINEEILQSIMHPKNDKNSKKIKIESLVKEQEIFELIEPVTSLEDVVLNEKTKQLLSTILKQVDKKVLARLSSWGIKTRKNIDAKIIFYGEPGTGKTMSAVGLAKSLKKQILSFDCSKILSKYVGESEQNVRKIFDTYKEICKKSGSEPVLLLNEADQFLSTRVESSSGAEKMHNQMQNIFLEQIERFEGVLIATTNFLQSLDVAFSRRFDYKIEFKKPDFNGRLAIWRKILPENASFEDGFSVERLAEFNLSGAQIVLALKNTALKVAIKDDGIFTFEDFKTTIERELNSSFGEDKKMGFGS; encoded by the coding sequence GTGAAATACTTGCTTGATTTTTTAAACCAGGACCTCAAAAAAAGCAAAATTTACGAGCTGATAAAGTTCGGCGACGAAGAGGGAGAAATTTTAAAATATCTAAGTAAAGCTTATGTGCAAGGAACAGCTAATATGAGCGTTTTTGAGCTACTTGGAGCAGTCTTTGGCACACAAAATGATAAGCAGCTTTTGTATCTAAAATTTATAAAAAATTTGCTTGATAGCGGTTGGATTGTACAAAATTATAGTCTTTTTAAAATACCTGAGAGCACGCAAAGGGCTTCAGCTCAAGGGCTGCTTTCTTTGCTTCATTCTGAAATTTCTCTATCAGCCACATTTTTAAAAATTCTTGAAGATGGCAATGCTGATATAAATTTGCCAGAGCTTACGCCATATGAGGATCATTTGGAGTATTTAAAAGATCAGTTTTTAAAGGTGGAGCTTTACTCAAAGGCTGCTATTTTTGGCGATGACTCAAGTGATGCCAAAAAGCGAATAAATGAGCAAATTTCTGAGCTTACAAAGCGAATCAACGAGCGAGTAAAACTAAGCAAGATCAGCCTAAAAATAGAGCAAATTTTTAAAGAAAATTCGCTCGATGAAAAAGAGCAGATTATATTTTTAGCCCTTTTAAAAGAGGAGTACGCAGGCGACTTTGAAAATGGACGAGATCTAAACACGCTAGTTGGGCTAATAAGCAAAGATGAGTTTGAACGCATTAAAAATCGTACTCTTTTAGAGGACGGCTCAAGGCTCATAGAGGGCGTACTAATCGACTACGACGAGGTTTTAAATGCTTATGGAAACGTGAGCAAGAGCTTTTTTATAAATGAAGAAATTTTGCAAAGCATAATGCATCCAAAAAATGATAAAAATAGCAAGAAAATCAAGATCGAAAGCCTAGTAAAAGAGCAAGAAATTTTTGAGCTAATAGAGCCAGTAACTAGCCTAGAAGACGTCGTGCTAAACGAAAAAACAAAGCAGCTTTTAAGCACGATACTAAAGCAAGTCGATAAAAAAGTACTCGCCAGACTTAGCAGCTGGGGCATAAAAACTAGGAAAAACATAGACGCTAAGATCATCTTTTACGGCGAGCCTGGTACCGGTAAGACGATGAGCGCGGTTGGGCTTGCAAAGAGCCTAAAGAAGCAAATTCTAAGCTTTGACTGCTCAAAAATTTTAAGCAAATATGTCGGCGAGAGCGAGCAAAATGTAAGAAAAATTTTTGATACTTACAAAGAAATTTGCAAAAAAAGTGGCAGCGAGCCGGTGCTCTTGCTAAACGAGGCCGATCAGTTTTTAAGCACGAGAGTGGAGAGCTCAAGCGGGGCTGAAAAGATGCATAATCAAATGCAAAATATCTTTTTAGAGCAGATCGAGCGCTTTGAGGGCGTGCTGATCGCTACGACAAATTTCTTACAAAGCCTTGACGTGGCGTTTTCTAGAAGGTTTGACTACAAGATCGAGTTTAAAAAGCCTGATTTTAACGGCAGGCTTGCCATTTGGCGTAAAATTTTGCCCGAAAATGCAAGCTTTGAAGATGGCTTTAGCGTAGAAAGGCTGGCTGAGTTTAACCTAAGTGGCGCACAGATCGTCCTTGCGCTAAAAAATACCGCACTAAAAGTCGCTATAAAAGATGATGGGATCTTTACCTTTGAGGACTTTAAAACGACGATAGAGCGCGAGCTAAACTCAAGTTTTGGCGAAGATAAAAAGATGGGATTTGGCTCTTAG
- the clpP gene encoding ATP-dependent Clp endopeptidase proteolytic subunit ClpP, whose protein sequence is MSYYVPVVVERTSRGERSYDIYSRLLKDRIVMLSGEIEDGMAASIVAQLLFLEAEDPDKDIYLYINSPGGVITSGFSIYDTMNYIKPDVCTICIGQAASMGAFLLSCGAPGKRYALPNSRIMIHQPLGGARGQATDIEIQAREILRMKEILNGILAKNTGQKLSKIVKDTERDFFMSSAEAKEYGLVDKILEKSFK, encoded by the coding sequence ATGAGCTATTACGTTCCTGTCGTAGTTGAAAGAACTAGTAGGGGTGAGCGAAGCTATGATATATACTCCCGTCTTTTAAAAGACAGGATCGTTATGCTAAGTGGTGAGATAGAGGACGGCATGGCCGCTTCTATTGTCGCCCAGCTTCTATTTTTAGAGGCTGAAGATCCAGATAAAGATATCTATCTATATATAAACTCACCAGGTGGCGTTATAACAAGTGGCTTTAGCATCTATGATACGATGAATTACATAAAGCCAGATGTTTGCACGATCTGTATCGGCCAAGCTGCTAGTATGGGTGCATTTTTATTAAGCTGTGGTGCGCCAGGTAAAAGATATGCATTGCCAAATTCTCGTATTATGATACACCAACCACTTGGCGGCGCTAGAGGACAAGCGACTGATATCGAGATACAAGCTCGTGAAATTTTGCGTATGAAAGAGATTTTAAATGGAATTTTGGCCAAAAATACAGGTCAGAAGCTAAGTAAGATCGTAAAAGATACTGAACGTGACTTCTTTATGAGTTCGGCCGAAGCCAAAGAGTACGGACTTGTTGATAAAATTTTGGAGAAAAGTTTTAAATAA
- the fliI gene encoding flagellar protein export ATPase FliI, translated as MNLKLKEGVKLSNTFGIITKITATTIEITGLRPSIGDIVRIVAKDKSKNGLGMVTQIKTDGAYISPFGFVEGFRIGDFVYESDQGMSIPVGPNLLGRVVDPFMKPIDGKGAIDTTEYMPIMRAPIDAMKRGLINEPFSVGIKTIDGLLTCGKGQKLGIFAGSGVGKSTLMGMIVKNTLAPIKVVALIGERGREVPEFIEKNLGGDLEGTVIIVATSDDSSLMRKYGAFCAMSVAEYFKQQGNDVLFIMDSVTRFAMAQREIGLALGEPPTSKGYPPSSLTLLPQLMERAGKEEGKGSITAFFTVLVEGDDMSDPIADQSRSILDGHIVLSRELTDFGIYPPINIQNSASRVMGDVISKEHKLNAMKFKRLYSLLKENEVLLRIGAYQKGSDKELDLAISKKEFMESFLKQSSEETFALEEVEELLDKINQ; from the coding sequence ATAAATTTAAAGCTTAAAGAGGGCGTGAAACTCTCAAACACCTTTGGCATCATAACTAAAATCACAGCTACAACTATCGAGATCACTGGACTTCGTCCGAGTATCGGTGACATCGTGCGAATAGTTGCAAAAGACAAGAGCAAAAATGGCCTTGGAATGGTCACACAGATAAAGACAGATGGTGCTTATATCAGTCCATTTGGCTTTGTTGAGGGCTTTAGGATAGGCGACTTCGTCTATGAGAGCGATCAAGGAATGAGCATACCGGTGGGGCCAAATTTGCTTGGGCGCGTGGTTGATCCATTTATGAAGCCCATAGATGGTAAAGGCGCGATTGATACAACCGAGTACATGCCGATCATGAGAGCACCAATTGACGCTATGAAAAGGGGGCTTATAAATGAGCCTTTTAGCGTCGGCATAAAGACGATAGATGGACTGCTTACTTGTGGTAAAGGGCAAAAGCTGGGAATTTTTGCAGGCTCAGGCGTAGGCAAATCAACCCTCATGGGCATGATCGTAAAAAACACACTGGCACCAATAAAAGTAGTCGCACTAATAGGCGAGCGTGGTCGCGAGGTACCTGAATTTATAGAAAAAAACCTAGGCGGCGACCTGGAGGGTACGGTCATCATCGTAGCGACCAGTGATGATAGCTCGCTCATGCGAAAATACGGCGCATTTTGCGCGATGAGCGTGGCTGAGTACTTCAAACAGCAGGGCAATGATGTGCTTTTCATCATGGATAGCGTAACACGTTTTGCGATGGCGCAGCGTGAGATCGGCCTTGCGCTTGGCGAGCCACCTACATCAAAAGGCTATCCGCCAAGCTCACTCACACTCCTGCCACAGCTAATGGAGCGCGCTGGCAAAGAGGAGGGAAAAGGCAGTATCACGGCATTTTTCACCGTGCTAGTCGAGGGCGATGATATGAGCGATCCAATAGCTGACCAAAGCCGCTCTATCCTAGACGGCCACATCGTGCTAAGTCGCGAGCTAACGGACTTTGGAATTTACCCACCTATCAACATCCAAAACTCGGCCTCGCGTGTTATGGGCGATGTGATCAGTAAAGAGCATAAGTTAAATGCGATGAAATTTAAGCGCCTCTACTCGCTTTTAAAAGAAAACGAAGTCTTGCTTCGCATCGGTGCTTATCAAAAGGGCAGCGACAAGGAGCTTGACCTTGCGATCTCGAAGAAAGAATTTATGGAGAGCTTCTTAAAACAGAGCTCAGAAGAGACCTTTGCGCTCGAAGAGGTCGAAGAACTACTCGATAAGATCAATCAGTAA
- a CDS encoding NAD(P)H-hydrate dehydratase has translation MKNLYLDTRVLDERASEKFDLSEEILMENAAAGIANFVRKKFKKGMRVLGVCGGGNNGADVLCALRMLEGEFECEFILASQNLKPLAIKQLERAKSAGVRESKDAENSLNSAKCVIDGLFGSGLNRNLDENHIELISKINKSSAYTIACDMPSGLSSDGKMLGACVKADITITMGARKLGLYSDAAKDFVGKIKVADLGISAQNYECKSDYHLLEKCDLVLPNRKNQCVNKGDFGHAFIISGEHVGASKLCAKAAFAFGTGLVSVISNESLNLPTQIMQASKISDKMNAGAVGMGLGKKGIEELDTQILKSKNLVLDADIFYSVKVLDLLNENCVLTPHPKEFCSLLKLCNIVDIDVKTLQENRFAYAKAWSEKFKAVLVLKGANTIIAKDGQIYIMPYGKNILAKGGSGDVLSGLVLALLAQGYESLDAAISATLAHALSLKNFKKNSYALSPTDIIKGVKCLRKR, from the coding sequence ATGAAAAATTTATATTTAGACACGAGAGTTTTAGACGAGAGGGCGAGCGAGAAATTTGACCTTAGTGAAGAAATTTTAATGGAAAACGCCGCCGCCGGCATAGCAAATTTCGTACGTAAGAAATTTAAAAAAGGTATGAGGGTACTAGGCGTTTGCGGTGGTGGAAATAACGGTGCTGACGTGCTTTGTGCTTTAAGGATGTTAGAGGGCGAGTTTGAATGCGAATTTATCTTAGCTAGTCAGAATTTAAAGCCACTAGCCATTAAGCAGCTTGAGCGAGCTAAATCTGCTGGCGTGCGAGAGAGTAAAGACGCAGAAAATAGCTTAAATAGCGCAAAATGCGTCATAGACGGGCTTTTTGGCTCTGGCTTAAATAGAAATTTAGACGAAAATCACATAGAGCTTATCTCAAAGATAAACAAAAGCTCTGCCTACACTATCGCTTGTGATATGCCAAGTGGGCTAAGTAGTGACGGCAAGATGCTAGGTGCTTGCGTAAAAGCAGACATTACGATCACGATGGGAGCTAGAAAGCTTGGGCTCTATAGTGACGCTGCAAAAGACTTTGTTGGCAAGATAAAGGTCGCTGATCTTGGTATAAGCGCTCAAAACTATGAGTGCAAGAGCGACTATCACTTGCTTGAAAAGTGCGACCTCGTGCTTCCAAATAGAAAAAATCAATGCGTAAATAAGGGCGACTTTGGCCACGCATTTATCATATCTGGCGAGCACGTGGGAGCTAGTAAGCTTTGCGCAAAGGCAGCATTTGCCTTTGGGACTGGGCTAGTTAGCGTGATAAGCAATGAGAGTCTAAATTTGCCAACGCAGATCATGCAAGCTAGCAAGATAAGCGATAAAATGAATGCCGGAGCCGTTGGCATGGGGCTTGGCAAAAAGGGCATAGAAGAGCTTGATACGCAAATTTTAAAGAGCAAAAATCTTGTTCTTGACGCTGATATCTTTTACAGCGTAAAGGTGCTTGATCTACTAAATGAAAACTGTGTTTTAACGCCCCATCCAAAAGAATTTTGCTCACTTTTAAAGCTTTGTAATATAGTAGATATCGACGTAAAAACATTACAAGAAAATAGATTTGCTTATGCTAAGGCTTGGAGTGAGAAATTTAAGGCTGTGCTAGTACTTAAAGGCGCAAATACGATAATCGCTAAAGACGGGCAAATTTATATCATGCCTTATGGTAAAAATATACTTGCAAAAGGTGGCAGTGGTGACGTACTAAGCGGACTTGTACTTGCTCTTTTAGCTCAAGGCTACGAGTCACTGGATGCTGCTATCTCGGCTACACTAGCTCATGCACTAAGCCTTAAAAATTTCAAAAAAAATAGCTATGCGCTTAGCCCAACAGACATTATAAAAGGAGTAAAATGCTTACGAAAAAGATAG
- the tig gene encoding trigger factor: MEIKTKALDSVNTLASTTISADAIKSSVEKLAKKAAKTMKVDGFRQGHVPVAIVLKRYEKELTNDAEQDVLRDVVDEAIKQAGKKNDDLIGEPIVSKFDRKDGKIDVELTVSFKPSVDVSGYESLIPEFSNPRVLKKDIDEKKTELLKMIAPLEKIDGKRGLKVGDFAKFDFEGFVDGVAFDGGKAENYVLEIGSNQFIPGFEDGMVGIKAGGEKDIEVKFPENYGAAHLAGKDAIFKIKLHEIQERKIPEKLDEEILKTLLPNEEKPTEELLDERIKEQIRQEKIYKLINDELKPKFAEAAVEKFKFDVPKNIVEQEIDMQFRNAWSSFTPDDMKKFRDDKDALSKKRDEFRKDAENSVRLTFIIDELARVRGVKVNDQEVVQAIYFEAYRSGQDPKAHFEMYRNQGMLPAIKMSMIEEKLFGELFNKEKDEKKVSKKEKAE, from the coding sequence ATGGAAATCAAAACAAAAGCTCTAGATAGCGTAAATACCCTAGCAAGCACGACTATAAGTGCGGATGCTATAAAATCTAGCGTAGAAAAACTAGCAAAAAAAGCAGCAAAAACTATGAAAGTAGATGGCTTTAGACAAGGCCATGTACCAGTTGCTATTGTGCTAAAACGCTACGAGAAAGAGCTAACAAACGATGCTGAACAAGATGTCTTAAGAGATGTTGTTGATGAGGCTATAAAACAAGCAGGCAAGAAAAATGATGATCTTATCGGCGAGCCTATCGTTTCAAAATTTGACAGAAAAGATGGCAAGATCGACGTTGAGCTAACAGTTTCATTTAAACCAAGCGTCGATGTGAGCGGCTATGAGAGTTTAATACCTGAGTTTTCAAACCCACGTGTTTTGAAAAAAGATATCGATGAGAAAAAAACTGAACTTCTAAAAATGATAGCTCCACTTGAAAAAATTGATGGCAAAAGAGGTCTAAAAGTTGGCGATTTTGCTAAATTTGACTTTGAAGGCTTTGTTGATGGCGTTGCATTTGATGGTGGCAAGGCTGAAAACTACGTACTTGAGATCGGCTCAAATCAATTTATCCCAGGCTTTGAAGATGGTATGGTAGGCATAAAAGCTGGTGGTGAAAAAGATATCGAGGTTAAATTCCCAGAAAACTATGGTGCTGCACATTTAGCTGGCAAAGACGCTATCTTTAAAATAAAACTTCATGAAATTCAAGAGAGAAAAATTCCTGAAAAACTAGATGAAGAGATACTAAAAACTTTACTTCCAAATGAAGAAAAACCAACTGAAGAGTTACTTGATGAGCGCATAAAAGAGCAAATCCGTCAAGAGAAAATTTATAAACTTATAAATGATGAGCTTAAGCCAAAATTTGCTGAGGCTGCAGTTGAGAAATTTAAATTTGATGTGCCAAAAAATATTGTCGAGCAAGAGATTGATATGCAGTTTAGAAACGCATGGAGCTCATTTACTCCAGATGATATGAAAAAATTTAGAGATGACAAAGATGCTCTTTCTAAAAAACGTGACGAGTTTAGAAAAGACGCTGAAAATAGCGTTCGTTTAACTTTCATCATCGATGAACTAGCTCGCGTAAGAGGCGTGAAAGTAAACGATCAAGAGGTTGTTCAAGCGATCTATTTTGAGGCGTATAGAAGCGGTCAAGATCCAAAAGCACACTTTGAGATGTACCGCAACCAAGGCATGCTTCCAGCTATAAAGATGTCAATGATCGAAGAGAAGCTATTTGGTGAGCTCTTTAACAAAGAAAAAGACGAGAAAAAAGTAAGCAAAAAAGAGAAGGCTGAGTAA
- the def gene encoding peptide deformylase, which translates to MILEVLSYPNKKLYEVSKEVKIFDEELHKLLDDMYDTMIAKEGIGLAAIQIGVAKRIFIINLANDEGVQDKENLIEIINPKFELREGECIYQEGCLSVPGYYEDVKRNEVVAIKYQDRFGKEQILKADGLLAIAIQHENDHLDGHLFIEKIGFNKRKKFDKEYKKQKKEKAS; encoded by the coding sequence TTGATCTTAGAGGTTTTATCTTATCCAAATAAAAAGCTTTATGAAGTCTCAAAAGAGGTTAAAATTTTTGACGAGGAACTTCACAAACTACTTGATGATATGTATGATACGATGATTGCAAAAGAAGGCATCGGCCTTGCTGCTATTCAGATAGGTGTTGCAAAAAGAATTTTTATTATAAATCTAGCCAATGACGAGGGCGTACAAGATAAAGAAAATTTAATCGAGATCATAAATCCAAAATTTGAACTACGCGAAGGAGAATGCATATATCAAGAGGGTTGCCTTAGTGTGCCTGGATATTATGAAGATGTAAAAAGAAATGAGGTTGTGGCTATCAAATATCAAGACCGCTTTGGCAAAGAGCAAATTTTAAAGGCTGATGGGCTTTTGGCTATCGCTATCCAGCATGAAAATGATCATTTAGATGGACATCTTTTTATAGAAAAAATCGGATTTAATAAACGCAAAAAATTTGACAAGGAATACAAAAAGCAAAAAAAAGAAAAAGCTTCATGA